The following are encoded together in the Bradymonas sediminis genome:
- a CDS encoding ATP synthase subunit I: protein MNDAFIWFLAGLGGVALGGLFFGSLWWTVQKVTTSARPALWAVGSFVLRMVVTVGGFYLVGGGQWQRIVACLAGFLLARAVITRVTELHAPLTPEPTHAP from the coding sequence ATGAATGACGCATTTATTTGGTTCTTGGCCGGCCTGGGCGGCGTCGCGCTGGGGGGGCTCTTTTTTGGCAGTCTCTGGTGGACGGTCCAAAAGGTGACGACCTCCGCGCGCCCCGCCCTGTGGGCTGTGGGTAGCTTCGTGCTGCGCATGGTGGTCACGGTCGGTGGTTTTTACCTGGTCGGCGGCGGCCAATGGCAGCGCATCGTCGCCTGCCTGGCCGGGTTCCTTTTGGCGCGCGCTGTGATAACGCGGGTGACGGAACTACACGCGCCATTGACCCCGGAGCCCACGCATGCGCCTTAG
- a CDS encoding F0F1 ATP synthase subunit C yields MEAMTTIAVASIIMSALATAIGTMVPAYAEGKAVVAALTSLAQQPDAAPTITRTLFVGLAMVESTAIYCFVVSMILIFANPFWNTALAQVAGQ; encoded by the coding sequence ATGGAAGCAATGACAACAATCGCTGTGGCATCAATCATCATGAGCGCGTTGGCGACCGCGATCGGCACGATGGTGCCGGCGTACGCTGAGGGAAAAGCCGTGGTCGCGGCGCTGACCTCGCTGGCCCAGCAGCCCGACGCGGCGCCGACTATTACCCGAACGCTATTCGTCGGCCTGGCGATGGTTGAATCCACGGCGATCTACTGCTTCGTCGTGTCGATGATTCTGATCTTCGCCAATCCGTTCTGGAACACTGCGCTTGCTCAAGTCGCGGGGCAATAA
- a CDS encoding F0F1 ATP synthase subunit A: MRLSPDEIIFLEYGDVRLNATIVFTWALMLLLVVGSKLITRRLSTGLQRSRWQNALEIVVTTIVDQIEEVGIDNGRKYLGFLGTLFLFIATSSLLTIVPGFEPPTGSLSTTTALAVCVFIAIPLFGVLDRGLLGYLKTYTQPTFIMLPFNLIGEISRTLALAVRLFGNMMSGGLILAILLAITPFFFPIIMTALGLLTGMVQAYIFFILAAVYIAAAIRSTKTEPTKTLENT, from the coding sequence ATGCGCCTTAGTCCCGATGAAATCATCTTTTTGGAATACGGCGACGTGCGCCTCAACGCGACCATCGTCTTCACCTGGGCGTTGATGTTGCTCCTGGTGGTCGGCTCGAAGCTCATCACCCGCCGGCTATCGACGGGCTTGCAGCGCTCGCGCTGGCAAAACGCGCTCGAAATTGTGGTCACCACGATCGTCGACCAGATCGAAGAGGTGGGCATCGATAACGGCCGGAAATATCTAGGCTTTTTGGGCACCCTATTTCTCTTCATCGCGACCTCGAGCCTGCTGACCATCGTGCCCGGCTTCGAGCCGCCCACCGGGTCGCTGTCCACCACGACCGCCCTGGCCGTGTGCGTATTTATCGCGATTCCGCTTTTCGGCGTCCTGGACCGCGGCTTGCTGGGGTACCTAAAAACCTATACGCAGCCGACCTTTATCATGTTGCCCTTCAACCTGATCGGGGAGATCTCGCGCACCCTCGCGCTGGCGGTTCGCCTGTTCGGGAATATGATGAGCGGCGGGCTGATCTTGGCGATCCTATTGGCTATTACGCCCTTCTTCTTTCCGATCATTATGACCGCGCTGGGCCTGCTCACCGGCATGGTTCAGGCGTATATTTTCTTTATTTTGGCGGCGGTCTATATCGCCGCCGCGATTCGCAGCACTAAAACCGAGCCCACTAAAACGCTTGAGAACACATAG
- a CDS encoding RCC1 domain-containing protein: MACWGDPSNYGAESQQNPEFLSVAAGYVHTCAIRRQHAKDTVTCWGQNGTPPRLITHAGEFSAVAAGRDHSCALTPEIKVLCRGKNDKNQLRIPDGLLEL; this comes from the coding sequence GTGGCTTGTTGGGGAGACCCCTCGAATTATGGGGCGGAATCGCAGCAAAACCCCGAGTTTCTATCAGTCGCGGCCGGATACGTGCATACCTGCGCGATTCGGCGCCAACATGCGAAGGATACGGTGACCTGTTGGGGGCAAAATGGTACCCCTCCCCGTCTCATCACGCACGCCGGTGAGTTTAGCGCGGTCGCGGCGGGCCGCGACCATAGTTGCGCGTTGACCCCTGAGATAAAAGTGCTGTGCCGAGGCAAGAATGATAAGAATCAACTCAGGATTCCGGATGGTCTGCTGGAACTCTGA
- the atpD gene encoding F0F1 ATP synthase subunit beta: protein MKDVQQGKVVAIRGSVVDVEFDRNLPQIHTVLTAHDGEIIIEVLAQRDATTVRGIALTPTQGLGRGEMVENTGAPLKVPVGPGILSRMFDVFGDAIDRLPQPEDVEWRSVHNPPPPLARRSTTSEVFQTGIKAIDILVPLERGGKAGLFGGAGVGKTVLLTEMIHNMIGHHDGVSIFCGIGERCREGEELYREMSEAGVLSKMVMIFGQMNEPPGCRFRVGHAALTMAEYFRDDEHRDVLLLIDNIFRFIQAGSEVSGLMGQMPSRLGYQPTMGTELSALEERIANTENGAITSIQAVYVPADDFTDPAAVHTFSHLSATLVLSRERASEGLFPAVDPLQSNSKMIAPNIVGERHYRVAQDVRRTLAQYAELKDIIAMLGLEQLSGQDRKVVTRARQLERFLTQPFFTTEQFTGMSGTLVPLEDALSGCERILGDEFLDYPESAFYMVGTVDDAVAKYQASTKTSVA from the coding sequence ATGAAGGATGTGCAACAAGGCAAGGTCGTGGCGATTCGTGGCAGCGTTGTCGATGTCGAATTCGACCGCAACCTGCCGCAAATTCACACGGTCCTGACCGCCCATGACGGCGAGATCATCATCGAAGTCCTCGCCCAGCGCGACGCGACCACGGTGCGAGGTATCGCGCTGACGCCGACCCAGGGGCTGGGGCGCGGCGAAATGGTCGAGAATACCGGCGCGCCGCTCAAGGTGCCAGTGGGCCCGGGGATTCTCTCGCGGATGTTTGACGTGTTTGGCGACGCCATCGACCGGCTGCCCCAGCCCGAGGACGTGGAGTGGCGCTCGGTGCATAACCCGCCGCCCCCGCTGGCGCGGCGCTCGACGACGTCCGAGGTTTTTCAGACCGGGATCAAGGCCATCGACATCCTCGTCCCGCTGGAGCGCGGCGGCAAGGCCGGGTTATTCGGGGGCGCGGGGGTCGGCAAGACCGTGCTGCTCACCGAGATGATCCACAATATGATCGGCCACCACGACGGGGTGAGCATCTTCTGCGGCATCGGCGAGCGCTGCCGCGAGGGCGAGGAGCTGTACCGCGAGATGAGCGAGGCCGGGGTGCTCTCGAAGATGGTGATGATCTTCGGGCAGATGAACGAGCCGCCCGGCTGTCGCTTCAGGGTCGGCCACGCCGCGCTCACCATGGCGGAGTATTTTCGCGACGATGAGCACCGCGACGTGCTGCTTCTTATCGACAATATCTTTCGCTTCATTCAAGCCGGCTCGGAGGTCTCGGGTCTGATGGGTCAAATGCCGTCTCGCCTGGGGTATCAGCCGACGATGGGCACGGAATTGTCGGCGCTCGAAGAGCGCATCGCCAACACCGAAAACGGCGCAATTACCTCGATTCAGGCGGTCTATGTCCCCGCCGATGATTTCACCGATCCGGCGGCGGTGCACACCTTCTCGCACCTGTCGGCCACGCTGGTGTTGTCGCGCGAGCGCGCCAGCGAGGGGCTGTTCCCCGCGGTGGACCCGCTGCAGTCGAACTCGAAGATGATCGCCCCGAATATCGTCGGCGAGCGCCATTACCGGGTGGCACAGGACGTGCGGCGCACCCTCGCCCAATACGCCGAGCTCAAAGATATCATCGCGATGCTCGGGCTGGAGCAGCTCTCCGGCCAGGACCGCAAGGTGGTCACGCGCGCGCGGCAATTAGAGCGTTTCTTGACGCAGCCGTTCTTCACCACCGAGCAATTTACGGGCATGTCGGGTACCCTGGTCCCGCTCGAAGACGCCCTTTCGGGCTGCGAGCGCATCTTGGGCGACGAGTTTTTAGATTATCCGGAGAGCGCTTTTTATATGGTCGGCACGGTCGACGACGCCGTCGCCAAATACCAGGCCTCGACCAAGACCAGCGTGGCTTGA
- a CDS encoding zinc metallopeptidase, whose translation MFLDPIYLLIMGVGFVLSLGAQFWVKNRVNKWLKVPTSRGMTGRDVAQEILRVKGITDVTVEQTPGFLSDHYDPSSRTLRLSPDIYNGRSVTAAGIAAHEVGHAIQHKEGYWPMTIRQKMVPVANIGTNLGVWIMIAGLFIGITGLAKVGVLLFAGFVGFTVVTLPVEFDASARAKRAVADYNIVGPRELGGVSQVLTAAAATYVAAAVSAILQLLYWLYRLGLLGGRRD comes from the coding sequence ATGTTCCTAGACCCTATCTATTTGCTCATCATGGGCGTTGGTTTCGTGCTGAGCCTGGGCGCCCAATTCTGGGTAAAAAACCGCGTCAACAAATGGCTCAAGGTCCCGACCAGCCGCGGGATGACCGGGCGCGATGTCGCCCAGGAGATCCTGCGCGTCAAAGGCATCACGGACGTGACCGTGGAGCAGACCCCGGGTTTTCTGTCCGACCACTACGACCCGAGCTCGCGCACGCTGCGGCTTAGCCCCGACATCTATAACGGACGCTCGGTGACCGCCGCCGGCATCGCCGCCCACGAGGTCGGCCACGCCATCCAGCACAAGGAAGGCTATTGGCCGATGACCATCCGCCAGAAGATGGTGCCGGTGGCCAATATCGGCACGAACCTGGGCGTCTGGATCATGATCGCCGGGCTCTTTATCGGCATCACCGGCCTGGCCAAAGTCGGCGTGTTGCTCTTCGCGGGCTTTGTCGGCTTCACCGTGGTGACACTCCCGGTTGAGTTCGACGCCTCGGCGCGCGCCAAACGCGCGGTGGCCGACTATAATATCGTCGGGCCGCGCGAATTGGGCGGGGTCAGCCAGGTGCTGACCGCGGCGGCCGCGACCTATGTGGCCGCCGCGGTGTCGGCGATTCTGCAGCTTTTGTATTGGTTGTACCGGCTGGGGCTGCTGGGTGGGCGGCGTGATTAG
- a CDS encoding F0F1 ATP synthase subunit B, protein MVVDWFTVVAQMLNFLVLVWLLKRFLYLPILNAIDAREHKIATELADAAAKQSLADAQHEKFQQKSAQLDAERDALLRQAHVEAAEERQRLVDQGRRAAERIRAEREEALRSEFQSLQNIITGQSRDAVFATTRKVLKELAGVSLEARIVELFGERLRGLDPASVDNLRATAGDDAQPMLIQSAFELGDAQKDALRATLSQVFGAPAAVEFKTVDGLIAGIELMLDGFKVAWSISEYLVEMEKNISEILGEHKPRLHAGKNYELV, encoded by the coding sequence ATGGTTGTCGATTGGTTTACAGTCGTTGCGCAGATGCTCAATTTCCTGGTGTTGGTGTGGTTGCTCAAGCGCTTCCTCTATCTGCCGATCTTGAACGCCATCGACGCACGTGAGCACAAGATCGCGACCGAGCTCGCCGACGCGGCGGCCAAACAGTCGCTGGCCGACGCGCAGCATGAGAAATTTCAGCAAAAGAGCGCGCAATTGGACGCCGAGCGCGACGCGCTCTTGCGCCAGGCGCACGTCGAGGCCGCCGAAGAGCGCCAGCGCCTGGTCGACCAGGGTCGCCGGGCCGCCGAGCGAATTCGCGCCGAGCGCGAGGAGGCGCTGCGCAGCGAGTTCCAGTCCCTGCAAAATATCATCACCGGCCAGAGCCGCGACGCCGTCTTCGCGACCACGCGCAAGGTCCTCAAAGAGCTGGCCGGGGTCAGCCTTGAGGCGCGCATCGTGGAGCTGTTCGGCGAGCGCCTGCGCGGGCTGGACCCGGCCAGCGTCGACAACCTTCGGGCGACGGCGGGAGACGACGCGCAGCCGATGCTTATCCAGAGCGCCTTTGAGCTCGGGGACGCGCAAAAAGACGCCCTTCGCGCAACCCTCAGCCAGGTCTTCGGCGCGCCGGCCGCTGTGGAATTTAAAACCGTTGACGGCCTGATCGCCGGGATCGAGTTGATGCTGGATGGCTTTAAGGTCGCCTGGAGCATCTCCGAATATCTCGTCGAGATGGAGAAGAATATTTCCGAGATTCTGGGTGAGCACAAGCCCAGGCTCCACGCTGGGAAGAATTATGAACTCGTCTGA
- a CDS encoding F0F1 ATP synthase subunit epsilon — translation MTLKILLPAKVFALEQNVVRIVAETPGGSFGILPRRLDCVAALEPGIFTYETDDAQEVFVAIDEGVLVKAGSVVTVSARRAIGGVDLEKLRNAVEEEFLTLTEHEQVLRSAMARLEVGFMRRLVSFHNE, via the coding sequence ATGACGCTCAAAATCCTGTTGCCTGCCAAGGTCTTCGCCCTTGAGCAAAATGTCGTGCGCATCGTGGCCGAGACCCCCGGCGGCTCCTTCGGGATCCTGCCGCGCCGGTTGGACTGTGTGGCGGCGCTGGAGCCGGGGATCTTTACCTATGAGACCGACGACGCCCAGGAGGTCTTTGTGGCCATCGACGAAGGTGTTTTGGTCAAAGCGGGCTCGGTGGTCACCGTGTCGGCGCGCCGCGCCATCGGCGGCGTCGACCTGGAAAAACTGCGAAACGCGGTCGAAGAAGAATTTCTGACCCTGACCGAGCATGAGCAAGTCTTGCGCTCGGCCATGGCCCGGTTAGAGGTCGGCTTTATGCGCAGACTGGTGAGCTTTCATAATGAGTGA
- a CDS encoding AbgT family transporter — MAADAPNTPESTPSKDNFVVRQLHRMAEMGNRLPDPLTLFALMALAVVLASAALSGTSVTVLEGTPQAQSHEVLSLLSWEGIRWMFLNAIDNFMGFAPLGPVLTVMLGIGIAERTGFVTMGLRVLVESVPKSLITATLIFACVMSSMVADAGYIVLTPLGALIFAGLGRHPIAGLAAAYAGVSGGFSANLLITGLDPMLARLTGQAAQIIDPSYAVNATSNYYFMVASTVFVTAVGTWVTTKFVEPMLGEWDPAQASEPLESVEVVDGDERRNFLISMGVAALVAAGIAFLGAWSGSPLRDPIAEGDPAINTLNSYFQSVEVLIALLFMIPGIVYGVLNKSIKNDKDVAKMASETMGTMGSYIVLAFVAGQFIAYFSWSKIGVVTAVKGAILLESLNLSGIVLLLAFMAVSAVLNLFVGSASAKWAFMAPIFVPMLMMMDLSPEAVQAAYRVGDSVTNIITPLMPYLPIIIVFAQRYVKDIKIGTVLTVMLPYSVAFAIGWSILFIVWVFLGIPLGPGVGVSYAPMP, encoded by the coding sequence ATGGCCGCCGACGCGCCGAACACCCCCGAATCTACGCCATCTAAAGATAATTTCGTGGTGCGCCAGCTGCACCGCATGGCCGAGATGGGCAACCGCCTGCCGGACCCGCTCACGCTCTTTGCCCTGATGGCGCTGGCGGTGGTCTTGGCGTCGGCCGCGCTGTCGGGCACCAGCGTGACGGTGCTCGAGGGCACCCCGCAGGCGCAATCCCACGAGGTCCTAAGCCTGCTGAGCTGGGAGGGCATCCGCTGGATGTTCCTCAACGCCATCGACAACTTCATGGGCTTTGCGCCGCTGGGCCCGGTGCTCACGGTGATGCTCGGCATCGGCATCGCCGAGCGCACCGGTTTTGTGACGATGGGCTTGCGGGTGCTGGTCGAGTCGGTGCCCAAAAGCCTGATCACCGCGACGCTTATCTTCGCGTGTGTCATGAGCTCGATGGTCGCCGACGCCGGTTATATCGTGCTCACGCCCCTGGGCGCGCTGATCTTCGCCGGCCTGGGGCGCCACCCCATCGCCGGGCTCGCCGCGGCCTACGCGGGCGTCTCCGGCGGGTTTAGCGCCAACCTTTTGATCACCGGCTTGGACCCGATGCTCGCGCGCCTGACCGGCCAGGCCGCCCAGATCATCGACCCGAGCTATGCCGTCAACGCCACCTCAAATTATTATTTCATGGTCGCCTCGACCGTCTTCGTGACCGCGGTGGGCACCTGGGTCACCACGAAATTTGTCGAGCCGATGCTCGGCGAGTGGGACCCGGCGCAGGCCTCGGAGCCGCTGGAGAGCGTGGAGGTGGTCGACGGCGACGAGCGCCGAAACTTCCTGATCTCGATGGGCGTCGCGGCCCTGGTCGCCGCCGGCATCGCCTTTCTGGGCGCCTGGAGCGGCTCGCCGCTGCGCGACCCCATCGCCGAGGGCGACCCGGCCATCAACACGCTCAACTCCTACTTCCAATCGGTCGAGGTCCTGATCGCGCTGCTCTTTATGATCCCCGGCATCGTCTATGGCGTGCTCAATAAGAGCATCAAGAACGACAAAGACGTCGCCAAGATGGCCTCCGAGACCATGGGCACCATGGGCTCCTATATCGTGCTCGCCTTCGTCGCCGGGCAATTCATCGCGTATTTCTCCTGGTCGAAGATCGGCGTGGTCACGGCGGTCAAGGGCGCCATCCTGCTCGAGAGCCTCAACCTCAGCGGCATCGTGCTGCTGCTCGCCTTTATGGCCGTCAGCGCCGTGCTGAACCTCTTCGTGGGCAGCGCCAGCGCCAAATGGGCCTTTATGGCGCCCATTTTTGTGCCGATGCTGATGATGATGGACCTGAGCCCCGAGGCCGTCCAAGCCGCCTACCGTGTGGGCGACTCGGTCACCAATATCATCACACCGCTGATGCCGTATTTGCCCATCATCATCGTCTTCGCCCAGCGCTACGTGAAGGATATCAAGATCGGCACCGTCCTCACCGTCATGCTGCCGTACTCGGTGGCGTTTGCCATCGGCTGGTCGATTCTGTTCATCGTGTGGGTATTTTTGGGCATCCCGCTGGGGCCGGGCGTTGGGGTGAGCTACGCGCCGATGCCGTGA
- a CDS encoding alternate F1F0 ATPase, F1 subunit alpha — MNSSETLKGAFDRMFSAADTAREQSAPDLKPREVGRIVSVSTGIAHITGLPGVGVEELVQFPGGVQGITFNVDEDEVGCVLLGQYSHLHAGDEVERTGRVMDVPVGAGVLGRVIDPLGRPLDELGPVPTSGRLPIERPAPAIMDRSPVTVPLQTGVKVVDALVPIGRGQRELILGDRQTGKTAIALDTIINQRGQDVVCVYCAIGQRAAAVARVVATLREHDALSYSVVVVTEGNDPPGLAYIAPYAATSIAEHFMEAGRDVLIVYDDLTQHARSYRELSLLLRRPPGREAFPGDIFYIHSRLLERSTRLNDERGGGSLTALPVIETEAQNISDYIPTNLISITDGQIYLSPTLFELGVLPAVDVGKSVSRVGGKAQRAAYRAVTGNLKLAYAQFEELETFARFGARLDESTQQTIDHGRRIRACLKQPELAPVSVPGQILVLLALSEGLFDGVPLTEMVEAQAALKKATKDIPESLSRLFGGSQKLGPEDRDILIGLAKKALKPFLVAEEVALAQTRQKS, encoded by the coding sequence ATGAACTCGTCTGAGACACTCAAGGGGGCCTTCGACCGGATGTTCTCGGCGGCCGACACGGCGCGCGAGCAGAGCGCACCGGACCTCAAGCCGCGCGAGGTCGGGCGCATCGTGAGCGTTTCGACCGGCATCGCGCATATCACCGGGCTGCCCGGCGTCGGCGTCGAGGAGCTCGTGCAATTCCCCGGCGGCGTTCAGGGCATCACCTTTAACGTCGATGAGGACGAAGTTGGCTGCGTGCTGCTCGGGCAATACTCGCATCTGCACGCCGGCGACGAGGTCGAGCGCACCGGGCGGGTCATGGATGTTCCGGTCGGGGCCGGCGTGCTCGGGCGCGTCATCGACCCCCTCGGGCGCCCCCTCGACGAGCTGGGCCCGGTGCCCACCTCCGGGCGCCTCCCCATCGAGCGCCCCGCCCCGGCGATTATGGACCGGTCGCCGGTCACCGTGCCGCTGCAGACCGGCGTTAAAGTCGTCGACGCCCTGGTGCCCATCGGGCGAGGCCAGCGCGAGCTGATCCTCGGCGACCGCCAGACCGGCAAGACGGCCATCGCGCTCGACACGATTATTAACCAGCGCGGCCAGGATGTGGTCTGCGTATACTGCGCGATCGGCCAGCGCGCGGCGGCGGTCGCGCGGGTCGTGGCCACCTTGCGGGAGCACGACGCGCTGTCCTACAGCGTGGTGGTCGTCACCGAGGGTAACGATCCGCCCGGGCTCGCCTATATCGCCCCCTACGCCGCGACCAGCATCGCCGAGCACTTTATGGAGGCGGGCCGGGATGTCCTGATCGTCTATGACGACCTCACCCAGCACGCGCGAAGCTACCGCGAGCTGTCGCTCTTATTGCGCCGCCCGCCCGGGCGCGAGGCGTTCCCTGGCGATATTTTCTATATTCACTCCCGCCTGCTGGAGCGCTCCACCCGCCTCAACGATGAGCGCGGCGGCGGCTCACTCACCGCGTTGCCCGTGATTGAGACCGAGGCCCAGAATATCTCGGATTATATCCCGACGAATTTGATCTCCATTACCGACGGCCAGATCTATCTGTCCCCGACGCTCTTTGAGCTGGGCGTGCTGCCCGCGGTCGACGTGGGCAAGTCCGTCTCGCGCGTCGGCGGCAAGGCGCAGCGCGCCGCGTATCGCGCGGTCACCGGCAACCTTAAGCTCGCCTACGCGCAATTCGAAGAGCTCGAGACTTTCGCGCGCTTCGGCGCGCGACTCGACGAGAGCACCCAACAGACCATCGACCACGGTCGGCGCATTCGCGCCTGCCTTAAGCAACCCGAGCTCGCCCCGGTCTCGGTCCCCGGCCAGATCCTCGTGTTGCTCGCCCTCAGTGAGGGGCTCTTTGACGGCGTCCCCCTGACCGAGATGGTCGAGGCGCAAGCGGCGCTCAAAAAGGCGACAAAAGATATCCCGGAGAGCCTGAGCAGGCTCTTTGGGGGGAGTCAAAAGTTGGGCCCCGAGGACCGCGACATTTTGATTGGGCTGGCCAAAAAAGCCCTCAAGCCCTTCCTTGTGGCCGAGGAGGTTGCCCTGGCGCAGACGCGGCAGAAGTCATGA
- a CDS encoding penicillin-insensitive murein endopeptidase, translating to MRFESNNSMQKHVTPPQRRWNVGVGLRSLSLSLVVVAVAVLTPNANLAPAEAQAPPPSVASSLSLASAGLGPVALNAIMEPGTLERIARRIRDERWKLPDDPAAWPIEDGKPVVQTQQLNELWHTILPGETLKRLRQMYRLNNASLQRLNPGVNLNDLSPGQRIRVWERDPDTFSKSYGAANRGRLFNGEPLPDSPYYRILYPHRAFGTYYTVSEVSRVLNNYGKAYPDSEPLMVGDISFRVGRKIHPHASHRTGRDIDISYPRKNAAKTLRRFGHVRRNELDAKKLLVILKDLLDGGHVEYIFIDRWHQRTLRAEALAQGATEEWVDRVFQYPAYSGGDAIVRHARGHHKHFHVRFACQETDRRCR from the coding sequence ATGCGATTCGAATCAAATAATAGCATGCAAAAACACGTGACACCCCCTCAGCGCCGATGGAATGTCGGCGTCGGGCTGCGTAGTCTAAGCCTGAGTCTGGTGGTGGTCGCGGTGGCGGTCTTGACGCCAAACGCAAACCTTGCCCCCGCCGAGGCCCAGGCGCCGCCGCCCTCGGTCGCCAGCAGCCTCTCGCTGGCCTCCGCCGGCCTGGGGCCGGTCGCCCTCAACGCGATCATGGAGCCCGGGACCCTGGAGCGCATCGCCCGGCGCATTCGCGACGAGCGCTGGAAGTTGCCCGATGACCCCGCCGCCTGGCCCATCGAAGACGGAAAGCCGGTCGTTCAGACCCAGCAACTCAACGAATTATGGCACACCATCCTGCCCGGCGAGACGCTCAAGCGCCTGCGCCAAATGTACCGGCTCAACAACGCGTCGCTGCAGCGGCTGAACCCCGGGGTCAACCTCAATGACTTGAGCCCAGGCCAGCGCATCCGCGTCTGGGAGCGCGACCCCGATACCTTCTCGAAGAGCTACGGCGCGGCCAATCGCGGCCGCCTCTTCAACGGCGAGCCGCTCCCCGACAGCCCCTATTATCGCATCCTCTACCCGCACCGAGCCTTCGGCACCTATTATACGGTCAGCGAAGTCAGCCGTGTGCTCAATAATTACGGCAAAGCCTACCCCGACAGCGAACCGCTGATGGTCGGGGATATCAGCTTCCGCGTCGGCCGAAAGATTCACCCTCACGCCTCGCATCGCACCGGGCGCGACATCGACATCAGCTACCCGCGCAAGAACGCCGCAAAGACCCTGCGCCGCTTTGGCCATGTGCGCCGAAACGAGCTGGACGCCAAGAAGCTGCTGGTCATCCTCAAGGACCTGCTCGACGGCGGCCACGTCGAGTATATCTTCATCGACCGCTGGCATCAGCGCACCCTGCGCGCCGAAGCCCTGGCCCAGGGCGCCACCGAGGAGTGGGTGGACCGCGTCTTTCAATACCCCGCTTATAGCGGCGGCGACGCGATCGTGCGCCATGCGCGCGGCCACCACAAGCATTTTCATGTGCGGTTTGCCTGCCAGGAGACAGACCGACGCTGTCGTTGA
- a CDS encoding F0F1 ATP synthase subunit gamma, with product MSETTGSLLQKIGSATDLHGVVRTMKAVAASSVTQYENAVRSLDDYYHTVQLGLSACFRDPAMRDIQTSLSLSDGGNVVAIVFGSDQGLVGQFNEVMAEYVLEEMSEIADKRSVWVVGERVGHRLQDSALESTAHFRLPGSIQAISPLIATVLSELEERRAAGELKEIYLFHNQPTGPATYTPVSQRLLPLDAAWSRELSAIAWPTNLPAQVLNGAQNTLPALVREYLFVSLFRACAESLASENASRLAAMQRAEKNIDGLLEEMTRSYHRLRKDNIDAELFDLIAGFESLKDG from the coding sequence ATGAGTGAGACCACCGGAAGCCTGCTCCAAAAGATCGGCAGCGCCACGGATTTGCACGGCGTGGTGCGCACCATGAAGGCCGTCGCGGCCTCAAGTGTGACCCAATACGAGAACGCCGTGCGTTCGCTAGACGACTATTATCATACCGTCCAACTCGGTCTCTCGGCCTGTTTTCGCGACCCGGCGATGCGCGACATTCAGACGAGCCTGAGCCTGTCCGACGGCGGAAACGTGGTCGCCATCGTGTTCGGCTCCGACCAGGGATTGGTCGGCCAATTCAACGAGGTGATGGCCGAATACGTCCTAGAGGAAATGAGCGAGATTGCGGACAAAAGGTCTGTGTGGGTGGTCGGCGAGCGCGTGGGGCATCGGCTGCAGGACTCGGCGCTTGAGTCCACGGCACATTTCCGGCTGCCAGGCTCGATTCAGGCCATCTCGCCGCTCATCGCGACGGTGCTCTCGGAGCTCGAGGAGCGCCGCGCAGCCGGCGAACTCAAGGAGATCTACCTCTTTCATAACCAGCCCACCGGCCCGGCCACTTACACTCCGGTGAGCCAGCGCCTATTGCCGCTCGACGCCGCGTGGAGCCGCGAACTTAGCGCCATCGCCTGGCCGACCAACCTGCCGGCGCAGGTGCTCAATGGCGCCCAAAACACCCTCCCCGCCCTGGTGCGCGAATACCTATTCGTCTCGCTCTTTCGCGCCTGCGCGGAGTCCCTTGCCAGCGAAAACGCCAGCCGCCTGGCCGCCATGCAACGCGCCGAGAAGAATATTGACGGCCTGCTCGAAGAGATGACCCGCTCCTATCACCGCCTGCGCAAAGACAATATCGACGCCGAGCTTTTTGACCTGATCGCAGGCTTTGAGTCGCTTAAGGATGGCTAA
- a CDS encoding AtpZ/AtpI family protein yields MSDTPQKQPDPGRPALANRIDRKAKRKLDARRKGKTSVWFGLGMMGLIGWSVTVPTLLGAALGIWLDERDPSGRSWTLALLTTGLVIGCLNAWHWLNRESNEINEDSEDSDE; encoded by the coding sequence ATGAGTGATACGCCGCAAAAACAGCCCGACCCCGGCCGGCCGGCCCTGGCCAATCGCATCGATCGCAAGGCCAAAAGAAAGCTCGACGCCCGGCGCAAGGGAAAAACGAGCGTGTGGTTTGGCCTCGGGATGATGGGGCTGATCGGGTGGTCAGTCACGGTGCCGACGCTGCTGGGGGCGGCGCTGGGTATCTGGCTCGACGAGCGCGACCCCAGCGGGCGCTCATGGACGCTTGCGCTGCTCACCACGGGGCTTGTGATCGGGTGTCTGAACGCCTGGCATTGGCTCAATCGCGAGAGCAACGAGATCAACGAGGATAGCGAGGATAGCGATGAATGA